A stretch of the Luteimonas sp. JM171 genome encodes the following:
- a CDS encoding flagellar hook-length control protein FliK, which produces MLEAPLPPPAVRAQDFSERFGAQLQWMAGEGIGHARVRVSPQELGPVEVMLRLDGERISAEFISAHAETRQALEHGLPRLRDLLGEHGFQLAHAGVGHGSADTDAGPGAGAHSSGTSAPGDDVAIDGPSPSAAVSNRLLDAYA; this is translated from the coding sequence ATGCTGGAAGCGCCCCTGCCGCCGCCCGCGGTCCGGGCCCAGGACTTCAGCGAACGCTTCGGCGCGCAGCTGCAATGGATGGCCGGCGAAGGCATCGGCCACGCCCGCGTCCGGGTTTCGCCGCAGGAGCTGGGGCCGGTCGAGGTCATGCTGCGGCTGGACGGCGAGCGCATCTCCGCCGAGTTCATCAGCGCCCATGCCGAAACCCGCCAGGCCCTCGAGCATGGCCTGCCGCGCCTGCGCGACCTGCTGGGCGAGCACGGCTTCCAGCTGGCGCATGCCGGGGTCGGCCATGGATCCGCCGATACAGATGCCGGTCCCGGCGCGGGCGCACATTCTTCCGGCACCAGCGCCCCGGGCGACGACGTCGCCATTGACGGACCATCGCCTTCCGCGGCGGTTTCCAACCGGCTCCTCGACGCCTACGCCTGA
- a CDS encoding flagellar basal body-associated FliL family protein has translation MAAESSKAPSSRSHLIVLIIVALTAIIGTGAVVAWYLGGARAEATQPELPAPAQYLALPPPFIVNLEGTGAGPRYLQVEVQLVTREPGAVETLQHHAPGLRARLLMLFAQQTYEGLSTREGKEALQQSALEEVQALMIAETGQPQAEALLFTSFVTQ, from the coding sequence GTGGCAGCAGAATCAAGCAAAGCCCCGTCCTCCCGGTCGCACCTGATCGTGCTGATCATCGTTGCCCTGACGGCGATCATCGGCACCGGCGCCGTGGTTGCCTGGTACCTGGGTGGCGCCCGGGCGGAAGCGACCCAGCCCGAGCTTCCCGCCCCGGCCCAGTACCTGGCCCTGCCGCCGCCGTTCATCGTCAACCTCGAGGGAACCGGCGCGGGCCCGCGCTACCTGCAGGTGGAGGTGCAGCTGGTCACCCGCGAGCCGGGGGCCGTCGAGACGCTGCAGCACCATGCGCCTGGCCTGCGCGCGCGCCTGCTGATGCTGTTCGCCCAGCAGACCTACGAGGGCCTGTCCACGCGCGAGGGCAAGGAGGCATTGCAGCAGAGCGCGCTGGAGGAAGTGCAGGCGCTGATGATCGCCGAGACCGGCCAGCCGCAGGCCGAGGCGCTGCTGTTCACCAGTTTCGTGACCCAGTGA
- the fliM gene encoding flagellar motor switch protein FliM — translation MSSNDLLSQDEIDALLHGVDSGEVDTEPPPAPDEARTYDFASQDRIIRGRMPTLEMVNERFVRLWRIGLFNLIRRSADISVRGIELVKFSEYLHSLYVPTNLNLIRFKPLRGTGLVVFEPKLVFSVVDNFFGGDGRYPTRIEGREFTATEMRVIQLMLTQTFADLTEAWAPVLKVECEYLNSEINPHFANIVTPREYVVVSRFHVELDGGGGDIHVTLPYSMLEPIRELLDAGIQSDRVDHDESWNISMREQLLASEVTVSSVLARRSIDLRQLTRLKVGDIVPIDLPAEVPVCVEGVPVFSGHFGTANGCNVVKITANHPPGGRPRASAPIPTASQDPSE, via the coding sequence ATGAGCAGCAACGACCTGCTGTCCCAGGACGAAATCGACGCCCTGCTCCACGGCGTGGATTCGGGCGAGGTGGATACCGAGCCACCGCCGGCGCCGGACGAGGCGCGCACCTATGACTTCGCCAGCCAGGACCGCATCATCCGCGGCCGCATGCCCACGCTGGAGATGGTCAACGAGCGCTTCGTGCGCCTGTGGCGCATCGGCCTGTTCAACCTGATCCGCCGCTCGGCGGACATCTCGGTGCGGGGAATCGAGCTGGTCAAGTTCAGCGAATACCTGCACTCGTTGTACGTGCCCACCAACCTCAACCTCATCCGCTTCAAGCCATTGCGCGGCACCGGCCTGGTGGTGTTCGAACCCAAGCTGGTGTTCTCCGTGGTCGACAACTTCTTCGGTGGCGACGGCCGCTACCCCACCCGGATCGAGGGCCGCGAGTTCACTGCCACCGAGATGCGGGTGATCCAGCTGATGCTCACGCAGACCTTCGCCGACCTCACCGAGGCGTGGGCGCCCGTGCTCAAGGTGGAATGCGAGTACCTCAATTCCGAGATCAACCCGCACTTCGCCAACATCGTCACGCCGCGCGAGTACGTGGTGGTCAGCCGCTTCCATGTCGAACTCGACGGCGGCGGCGGCGACATCCACGTGACCCTGCCCTACTCGATGCTCGAGCCGATCCGCGAACTGCTCGACGCCGGCATCCAGAGCGACCGAGTCGACCACGACGAGAGCTGGAACATCTCCATGCGCGAGCAACTGCTCGCCTCGGAAGTCACCGTCTCCAGCGTGCTGGCCAGGCGCAGCATCGACCTGCGCCAGCTCACCCGGCTCAAGGTCGGCGACATCGTGCCCATCGACCTGCCCGCCGAGGTGCCGGTGTGCGTGGAGGGAGTGCCCGTCTTCAGCGGCCACTTCGGCACCGCCAACGGCTGCAACGTGGTGAAGATCACCGCCAACCATCCGCCCGGGGGCAGGCCGCGCGCCTCCGCGCCAATTCCAACCGCTTCCCAGGATCCATCCGAATGA
- the fliN gene encoding flagellar motor switch protein FliN: MNTENTTADAHATEASPAQFDDLQPEVDAGLADLNLDVILDVPVSLSLEVGRTRMPIRNLLQLNRGSVVELERGAGDPLDVYVNGTLIAHGEVVVINDRFGVRLTDVVSPSERIRRLR, from the coding sequence ATGAACACCGAGAACACCACCGCAGACGCCCACGCAACCGAAGCTTCGCCGGCGCAGTTCGACGACCTGCAGCCCGAGGTGGACGCAGGCCTGGCGGACCTCAACCTCGACGTGATCCTCGATGTCCCGGTGTCGCTGTCGCTCGAGGTCGGACGCACGCGCATGCCGATCCGCAACCTGCTCCAGCTCAACCGGGGCTCGGTGGTGGAGCTCGAGCGCGGCGCCGGCGACCCGCTCGACGTGTACGTCAACGGCACCCTGATCGCCCATGGCGAAGTCGTGGTGATCAACGACCGCTTCGGCGTGCGCCTGACCGACGTGGTCAGCCCCAGCGAGCGGATCCGGAGGCTGCGTTGA
- the fliO gene encoding flagellar biosynthetic protein FliO, which yields MQVQPAAPVAVGAYAPSTPGLGGAFAALMLVIALIVGLAWLFKRLPGGGFNQADGLRVVASIPLGSRERAAVVQVGGEQLLVGIGAGGVRTLHILPEPLPAGGRQAAGAQRQLPDFARLLARRMGKDS from the coding sequence CTGCAGGTGCAGCCGGCGGCGCCGGTCGCCGTCGGCGCCTATGCGCCATCCACGCCCGGCCTTGGCGGCGCGTTCGCCGCGCTGATGCTGGTGATTGCCCTGATCGTGGGCCTGGCGTGGCTGTTCAAGCGCCTGCCGGGCGGCGGCTTCAACCAGGCCGACGGCCTGCGCGTGGTGGCCAGCATCCCGCTCGGTTCACGCGAGCGCGCGGCGGTCGTGCAGGTCGGCGGCGAACAGCTCCTGGTGGGAATCGGCGCCGGCGGCGTGCGCACGCTGCACATCCTGCCCGAGCCCCTGCCCGCCGGTGGTCGCCAGGCCGCAGGCGCCCAGAGGCAACTGCCGGACTTCGCCCGACTGCTTGCCCGGCGCATGGGCAAGGACTCCTGA
- the fliP gene encoding flagellar type III secretion system pore protein FliP (The bacterial flagellar biogenesis protein FliP forms a type III secretion system (T3SS)-type pore required for flagellar assembly.), with translation MKILFAAVLLLLPALAGATPTLPAMPEVAVGQIGDDTVSLPLQTLLLMTAITLIPSMLLVLTAFTRIIVVLALLRQALGTGQTPSNQVLVGLALFLTALVMTPVWEAAWNSGFGPWLNGDMEFRAAWAAGTEPLRAFMLAQVRETDLMTFAGLAGNGTYAGPEDIPFQVLVASFITSELKTAFEIGFLIFIPFIIIDLVVASVLMSMGMMMLSPMLVSAPFKILLFVLVDGWVLAVGTLAASFNAV, from the coding sequence ATGAAGATCCTCTTTGCCGCCGTGCTCCTTCTGCTGCCGGCGCTGGCCGGCGCCACGCCCACGCTGCCTGCAATGCCGGAAGTGGCCGTCGGCCAGATCGGCGACGACACCGTGAGCCTGCCGCTGCAGACGCTGCTCTTGATGACGGCGATCACCCTGATCCCGTCGATGCTGCTGGTGCTCACCGCCTTCACCCGCATCATCGTGGTGCTCGCCCTGCTGCGGCAGGCGCTGGGCACCGGTCAGACGCCGTCCAACCAGGTGCTGGTGGGGCTGGCGCTGTTCCTGACCGCGCTGGTGATGACGCCGGTGTGGGAAGCGGCCTGGAATTCGGGCTTTGGCCCCTGGCTCAACGGCGACATGGAATTCCGCGCCGCCTGGGCCGCCGGCACCGAACCGCTGCGCGCCTTCATGCTCGCCCAGGTCCGCGAGACCGACCTGATGACCTTCGCCGGCCTGGCCGGCAACGGCACCTACGCCGGGCCGGAGGACATCCCCTTCCAGGTCCTGGTGGCCTCGTTCATCACCAGCGAGCTCAAGACCGCGTTCGAGATCGGCTTCCTGATCTTCATCCCCTTCATCATCATCGACCTGGTGGTGGCCAGCGTGCTGATGTCGATGGGCATGATGATGCTCTCTCCGATGCTTGTCTCCGCGCCGTTCAAGATCCTGCTGTTCGTGCTGGTGGACGGCTGGGTGCTGGCCGTGGGCACGCTGGCGGCCAGCTTCAATGCGGTCTGA
- a CDS encoding flagellar biosynthetic protein FliQ: protein MTPERALTELRHGLEVALWVGGPLLLTVLVVGVLVGVLQAATQVNEPTIPFVAKAAALTAALFALGGLLLTYLVEYMVNLFHRIPHLIG from the coding sequence ATGACTCCCGAACGCGCATTGACCGAACTCCGCCACGGCCTGGAGGTGGCGCTGTGGGTGGGCGGCCCGCTGCTGTTGACGGTGCTGGTGGTGGGCGTGCTGGTGGGCGTCCTGCAGGCGGCGACCCAGGTCAACGAACCCACCATTCCGTTCGTGGCCAAGGCCGCGGCGCTGACGGCAGCGCTGTTCGCACTGGGCGGCCTGCTGCTCACCTACCTGGTGGAGTACATGGTCAACCTGTTCCACCGCATCCCGCACCTGATCGGCTGA
- the fliR gene encoding flagellar biosynthetic protein FliR produces MDPATQMVIDGQQAFGMIGTLLWTALRVGALLMAMPLIGTRSVPTQIRVMAALALSLALAPLLPAPPPWEGFNAAVVLSIARELAVGAAMGFMLRLVFEAGALAGELISQGTGLSFAQMNDPLRGVNSGVIAQWFYLVFGLLFFAANGHLATVALLVHSYHALPIGTALPDMEGTLAIAPTFFSLVLRGAVTLALPVMVAMLAVNLAFGVLSRAAPALNPIQLGLPVSVLLGLFLIAMLAGELGPPVQRLFDQAFEASGQVPLGG; encoded by the coding sequence ATGGATCCCGCCACCCAGATGGTGATCGACGGCCAGCAGGCCTTCGGCATGATCGGCACCCTGCTGTGGACCGCGCTGCGTGTGGGCGCGCTGCTGATGGCGATGCCCCTGATCGGCACACGCTCGGTGCCGACGCAGATCCGGGTGATGGCGGCGCTGGCGCTGAGCCTGGCGCTGGCGCCCCTGCTCCCCGCACCGCCCCCCTGGGAAGGCTTCAACGCCGCGGTGGTGCTGTCGATCGCCCGCGAACTGGCGGTGGGGGCGGCCATGGGGTTCATGCTCCGGCTGGTGTTCGAGGCCGGGGCCCTGGCCGGCGAGCTGATCTCGCAGGGTACGGGCCTGTCGTTCGCGCAGATGAACGACCCCCTGCGCGGCGTCAACTCGGGCGTCATCGCGCAGTGGTTCTACCTGGTGTTCGGCCTGCTGTTTTTCGCGGCCAACGGCCACCTGGCGACGGTGGCGCTGCTGGTGCACAGCTATCACGCCCTGCCGATCGGCACCGCGCTGCCGGACATGGAAGGCACCCTCGCCATCGCCCCCACCTTCTTTTCACTGGTGCTGCGCGGCGCCGTGACCCTGGCGCTGCCGGTGATGGTGGCCATGCTTGCGGTCAACCTGGCCTTCGGCGTGCTCTCGCGCGCGGCGCCCGCGCTCAACCCGATCCAGCTGGGCCTGCCGGTGTCGGTGCTGCTTGGGCTGTTCCTGATCGCGATGCTGGCCGGTGAACTGGGACCGCCCGTGCAGCGGCTGTTCGACCAGGCGTTCGAGGCTTCGGGCCAGGTGCCGCTGGGCGGCTGA